The following are encoded in a window of Nitrospira sp. genomic DNA:
- a CDS encoding single-stranded DNA-binding protein produces the protein MLDKNTVTLIGRLTGNPDLRTITVNEEPASVRNFSVAVNGIRKKGRTDQPVEFIPISVFGKRAEACAANLTKGKMVSIEGALHFSKRKVGDKTVPVGEVRAHRVDWLTEKLPAPALSAAA, from the coding sequence ATGCTCGACAAGAATACTGTTACCCTCATTGGCCGTTTGACCGGAAATCCCGATCTGCGAACGATCACCGTCAATGAAGAGCCAGCCTCCGTCCGCAATTTCAGCGTTGCGGTCAACGGCATTCGGAAGAAAGGCCGTACGGATCAACCCGTGGAATTCATTCCCATCAGTGTCTTCGGGAAACGGGCTGAGGCCTGTGCCGCCAACCTCACCAAGGGGAAAATGGTGTCCATCGAAGGCGCCCTGCATTTCTCCAAACGCAAGGTCGGTGACAAAACCGTTCCGGTGGGAGAAGTCCGGGCCCACCGCGTCGATTGGCTCACAGAGAAACTGCCGGCGCCGGCACTCTCAGCGGCCGCTTAA
- a CDS encoding DUF2997 domain-containing protein, with protein sequence MTTIRVLIKKSGAVTVDVVGGQGAACSTLTKRLEDALGQPSQQTIKPEFYQETVSQHDIIQS encoded by the coding sequence ATGACAACGATCCGCGTACTGATCAAGAAATCCGGCGCCGTGACTGTTGATGTCGTCGGAGGACAAGGGGCCGCGTGCAGCACCCTCACCAAACGCTTAGAAGACGCACTTGGGCAGCCCTCACAACAAACCATCAAGCCGGAATTTTATCAAGAAACAGTCAGCCAACATGACATCATACAGAGTTAA
- the ssb gene encoding single-stranded DNA-binding protein, translating to MAGFNKTVLMGNLTRNPELRFSPSGTPIASFGLGINRRWKQGEELKEEVTFIDIVVFGKQAEHCGQYLTKGNSVIVEGRIQQRRWETEDGQKRSKHEVVAQTVTFLPKGTHQPESHPAEDQEPEEVPA from the coding sequence ATGGCAGGATTCAACAAGACCGTGCTCATGGGCAATCTCACCAGGAACCCTGAATTACGATTCAGTCCATCTGGGACGCCGATCGCATCGTTTGGGCTTGGCATCAATCGTCGCTGGAAACAAGGAGAGGAACTAAAAGAAGAAGTCACCTTTATCGACATCGTCGTGTTTGGAAAACAAGCTGAACATTGCGGGCAATATCTGACAAAAGGAAACAGTGTGATCGTGGAAGGACGGATCCAACAGCGGCGCTGGGAAACTGAAGACGGTCAGAAACGAAGCAAACACGAAGTCGTCGCCCAAACCGTGACCTTCCTTCCCAAAGGAACCCACCAGCCAGAATCACATCCGGCGGAAGACCAAGAACCTGAAGAAGTCCCCGCCTAA
- a CDS encoding type IV toxin-antitoxin system AbiEi family antitoxin domain-containing protein, whose product MKRVDLERRAEAVFRRHRGVLRTSQALKLGIHPRILYRLRDAGRLVSVTRGVYRLAELPEPSHPDLLVVARRVPQAVICLISALSFHDLTTQIPHEVHIALPRRTRYPRLDHPPLRVFLMTGAAYAEGVETHSIEGVPLRVYGPEKTVVDCFKFRNKIGIDVAVEALRLARERKHVTPRGLLRYARLCRVERVMRPYLEALT is encoded by the coding sequence ATGAAGCGCGTTGACCTGGAACGTCGAGCTGAAGCTGTTTTCCGCCGCCATCGAGGTGTGCTTCGGACCTCTCAGGCGCTGAAGCTGGGGATCCATCCACGCATTCTCTATCGCCTTCGTGACGCCGGGCGGCTTGTCTCTGTGACCCGGGGAGTGTACCGGCTGGCCGAACTGCCGGAGCCGAGCCATCCGGATCTCCTGGTCGTAGCGCGTCGAGTCCCTCAGGCGGTGATCTGTCTCATCTCGGCGCTGTCCTTCCATGATCTCACCACCCAAATTCCGCACGAAGTCCACATTGCGCTGCCTCGGCGGACCCGGTATCCACGGCTCGATCACCCTCCGCTTCGTGTGTTTCTGATGACGGGGGCCGCGTACGCTGAAGGGGTCGAAACGCATTCCATCGAGGGGGTCCCGCTTCGCGTCTATGGCCCAGAAAAGACAGTGGTGGACTGCTTTAAGTTTCGGAATAAAATCGGCATTGATGTGGCCGTCGAGGCGCTGCGACTGGCTCGTGAGCGGAAGCACGTAACGCCCCGTGGGCTGCTTCGGTATGCCCGTCTCTGCCGAGTTGAACGCGTCATGCGTCCGTATCTGGAGGCGTTGACATAA